A window from bacterium encodes these proteins:
- the speB gene encoding agmatinase translates to MQATTDLETSFYGLPPEQCDYATARAAIFGTPFEGAVSYGSGTSQGPSAVLEASQQVELFDHEAGWSPCEVGIATIEPETLDTPLASFEAVKSTIDRVLPKLLEDGKFPVLIGGDHSVMPPVIPHYMAKYPTLGVFQIDAHADLRDQYDDNPNSHACAMRRAHDYPIVHSVGVGIRNISAEEWEWYKDQSNITMVWGGSRMVTEEAWKAEIRAAIAKLPQHVYLTIDVDGLDPSIMPSTGTPEPGGLSWQQTCFALTELFATRTVVGMDVNELAPIETLHGPDFLVAKLIYKAIGYKFKG, encoded by the coding sequence ATGCAAGCCACCACCGACCTGGAAACCAGCTTCTACGGCCTTCCGCCGGAGCAGTGCGACTACGCCACCGCCCGCGCGGCGATCTTCGGCACCCCCTTCGAGGGAGCCGTCTCCTACGGCTCGGGCACCTCGCAGGGCCCAAGCGCCGTGCTCGAAGCCTCGCAGCAAGTCGAGCTCTTCGACCACGAAGCGGGCTGGAGTCCCTGCGAGGTCGGGATCGCCACCATCGAGCCCGAGACCCTCGACACGCCCCTCGCCTCCTTCGAAGCGGTCAAGTCGACCATCGACCGGGTCCTGCCCAAGCTGCTCGAAGACGGCAAGTTTCCCGTGCTGATCGGCGGCGACCACTCGGTCATGCCGCCCGTCATCCCCCACTACATGGCCAAGTACCCGACGCTCGGCGTGTTCCAGATCGACGCCCACGCCGATCTGCGCGACCAGTACGACGACAACCCCAACTCGCACGCCTGCGCCATGCGCCGCGCCCACGACTACCCGATCGTGCACTCGGTGGGGGTCGGCATCCGCAACATCTCGGCCGAAGAGTGGGAGTGGTACAAGGACCAGTCGAACATCACGATGGTCTGGGGCGGCAGCCGGATGGTCACTGAGGAGGCCTGGAAGGCCGAGATCCGTGCGGCGATCGCGAAGCTGCCCCAGCACGTCTACCTCACCATCGACGTGGACGGCCTCGACCCCTCGATCATGCCGAGCACCGGCACCCCCGAGCCCGGCGGCCTGAGCTGGCAGCAGACCTGCTTCGCGCTCACTGAGCTGTTCGCGACCCGGACGGTCGTGGGCATGGACGTGAACGAGCTCGCGCCCATCGAGACCCTGCACGGGCCCGACTTCCTGGTGGCCAAGCTGATCTACAAGGCGATCGGCTACAAGTTCAAGGGCTAA
- a CDS encoding HU family DNA-binding protein has protein sequence MNKDDLVQAVSERAHSSRKTAEAVVNAALEAIGEALVRDEKVTIIGFGTFAVRERAEREGRNPRTGETIKIPPRATPTFLPGKALKDRIEGG, from the coding sequence TTGAACAAGGACGATCTGGTGCAGGCGGTTTCGGAAAGGGCCCACTCTTCGCGCAAGACCGCAGAGGCGGTGGTCAACGCCGCCCTGGAGGCGATCGGTGAGGCGCTGGTCCGGGACGAGAAGGTCACCATCATCGGCTTCGGCACCTTCGCCGTGAGGGAGCGGGCCGAGCGCGAGGGGCGCAACCCCCGCACGGGCGAGACGATCAAGATCCCGCCCAGGGCCACGCCGACCTTCTTGCCCGGCAAAGCCCTCAAGGATCGAATCGAGGGCGGCTGA
- a CDS encoding D-lysine 5,6-aminomutase subunit alpha produces MHIAIDTQKVAYARELAQRIAKPMLDYFGTHSTLSTERAALRLFGVDGVDEDEVPWPNRAVEALKEQGLLERGACYWLGFACLLTGLPPQEAAIAIAKGEIDFTAPLDPREVEAWTDAKAKVLLDELLEERRDRRVNKREHYGMGGKPWKYLIVATGNIFEDVPQAVAAARAGADIIAVIRSTGQSLIDFVPYGTTTEGTGGTYATGANFKLMREALDEVGEELGRYIMLTNYASGLCMPEISVLAAQHGLDMLLNDAMYGILFRDINIFRTLLDQYFSRLINAASGIIINTGEDNYLTTADAFEQGHTVLASQFINERFALAAGMTPDLMGLGHAFEMNPKTPDGLSYEIAMAQLVRQVFPEAPLKYMPPTKHITGDIFQAYAHNTLFNLVSVLTNQEINLLGIMTEAIHTPFASDRHLALQNADYVFNYARNMGADLDWKPDGIVATRARLVLDQAVELLEKVEGMGLVEAIGKGEFADVKRAPDGGKGLAGVFEHGKDYFNPFMTRLEAINGVARATV; encoded by the coding sequence GTGCATATCGCCATCGACACGCAGAAAGTCGCCTATGCGCGCGAGCTCGCCCAGCGCATCGCCAAGCCGATGCTGGACTACTTCGGCACGCACTCGACGCTGAGCACGGAGCGCGCCGCGCTCCGCCTGTTCGGCGTGGACGGCGTCGATGAGGACGAGGTGCCCTGGCCCAACCGCGCGGTCGAGGCCCTCAAGGAGCAGGGCCTCTTGGAGCGCGGCGCCTGCTACTGGCTCGGCTTCGCCTGCCTGCTGACCGGCCTGCCTCCCCAGGAGGCGGCGATCGCGATCGCCAAGGGCGAGATCGACTTCACCGCCCCCCTGGATCCGCGCGAGGTCGAGGCCTGGACCGACGCCAAGGCCAAGGTCCTGCTGGATGAGCTGCTCGAAGAGCGGCGCGATCGCCGTGTCAACAAGCGCGAGCACTACGGCATGGGCGGCAAGCCCTGGAAGTACTTGATCGTCGCCACCGGCAACATCTTCGAGGACGTGCCCCAGGCAGTGGCGGCCGCCCGCGCCGGCGCCGACATCATCGCGGTCATCCGCTCGACCGGTCAGTCCCTGATCGACTTCGTGCCCTACGGCACCACCACCGAGGGCACCGGCGGTACCTACGCGACCGGCGCCAACTTCAAGCTGATGCGCGAAGCTCTCGACGAGGTCGGCGAAGAGCTCGGCCGCTACATCATGCTGACCAACTACGCCTCGGGCCTGTGCATGCCCGAGATCTCGGTGCTCGCGGCCCAGCACGGCCTGGACATGCTGCTCAACGACGCCATGTACGGCATCCTCTTCCGCGACATCAACATCTTCCGCACCCTCCTGGACCAGTACTTCTCGCGCCTCATCAACGCCGCGAGCGGCATCATCATCAACACCGGCGAGGACAACTACCTGACCACCGCCGACGCCTTCGAGCAGGGCCACACGGTACTCGCGAGCCAGTTCATCAACGAGCGCTTCGCCCTTGCGGCCGGCATGACCCCCGACCTGATGGGCCTGGGCCACGCCTTCGAGATGAACCCCAAGACTCCCGACGGCCTCAGCTACGAGATCGCCATGGCCCAGCTGGTGCGCCAGGTCTTCCCGGAGGCTCCCCTCAAGTACATGCCGCCCACCAAGCACATCACGGGCGACATCTTCCAGGCCTACGCCCACAACACCCTCTTCAACCTGGTCTCGGTGCTCACCAACCAGGAGATCAACCTGCTCGGCATCATGACCGAGGCCATCCACACCCCCTTCGCCTCGGACCGTCACCTGGCCCTCCAGAACGCGGACTACGTCTTCAACTACGCCCGCAACATGGGCGCGGATCTGGACTGGAAGCCCGACGGCATCGTCGCGACCCGTGCGCGCCTGGTGCTCGACCAGGCCGTGGAGCTGCTCGAGAAGGTCGAAGGCATGGGCCTGGTCGAGGCCATCGGCAAGGGCGAGTTCGCCGACGTCAAGCGCGCCCCCGACGGTGGTAAGGGCCTCGCCGGCGTCTTCGAGCACGGCAAGGACTACTTCAACCCCTTCATGACCCGACTCGAGGCCATCAACGGCGTCGCCCGGGCGACGGTCTAG
- a CDS encoding cobalamin-dependent protein (Presence of a B(12) (cobalamin)-binding domain implies dependence on cobalamin itself, in one of its several forms, or in some unusual lineages, dependence on a cobalamin-like analog.) — protein MTTNTYPKEANLKNLKPYGDTMDDGKVQLSFTLPVPAGPEAYEAAKRLLLQMGMQDPAVVSMQAVGSTMSYFIMYAACVRGVDYTTIHVPRSEYEAMDMAAIDALIEKEFGREITVIGACTGTDAHTVGIDAIMNMKGYNGHYGLERYKMVNAINMGAQVPNEVLVAKALEVNADAILVSQVVTQKNLHIMTLTNLVEVLEAEGVRNRFVVAVGGPRITHDLATELGFDAGFGVGNYAEDVAAFVVQEMMRRRDAAK, from the coding sequence ATGACGACGAACACCTATCCCAAGGAAGCCAACCTCAAGAATCTCAAGCCCTACGGCGACACCATGGACGACGGCAAGGTGCAGCTGAGCTTCACCCTGCCCGTGCCCGCGGGCCCCGAGGCCTACGAGGCCGCCAAGCGTCTGCTGCTTCAGATGGGCATGCAGGACCCGGCGGTGGTCTCGATGCAGGCCGTGGGCTCGACCATGAGCTACTTCATCATGTACGCCGCCTGCGTGCGGGGGGTGGACTACACGACCATCCACGTGCCGCGTTCGGAGTACGAGGCCATGGATATGGCGGCGATCGACGCGCTGATCGAGAAGGAATTTGGCCGTGAGATCACGGTGATCGGCGCCTGCACCGGCACCGACGCCCACACGGTCGGCATCGACGCCATCATGAACATGAAGGGTTACAACGGCCACTACGGCCTCGAGCGCTACAAGATGGTCAACGCCATCAACATGGGCGCTCAGGTGCCCAACGAGGTGCTGGTGGCCAAGGCCCTCGAAGTCAACGCCGACGCCATCCTCGTCTCGCAGGTCGTCACCCAGAAGAACCTGCACATCATGACCCTCACCAACCTGGTCGAGGTGCTTGAGGCCGAAGGGGTGCGCAACCGCTTCGTGGTGGCGGTGGGTGGTCCCCGCATCACCCATGACCTCGCCACCGAGCTCGGCTTCGACGCGGGCTTCGGCGTGGGCAACTACGCCGAGGACGTGGCCGCCTTCGTCGTCCAGGAGATGATGCGCCGCCGCGACGCCGCCAAGTAA
- a CDS encoding tyrosine-protein phosphatase has protein sequence MRLTLNRSLLLFALVLTGCGSYVGPRPASPDTMGIAAKQKDTTPSLPMENFTRVNAGLYRGGIPTDEDMAGLKRLGIKTDVNLMGGGGDAQERALVAHEKEVAAKLGIKFVNIAIPFKVDVPQAMVQQWLQLATASEEQPVYIHCRHGRDRTGMMVAAYRIAHDGYTGQQALDEMKTFGFKPERYPTFAKFVLGFHPTQQQSTLAAFAL, from the coding sequence ATGCGCCTGACGCTCAATCGCTCTTTGCTCCTGTTCGCGCTCGTCCTGACGGGCTGCGGGAGCTACGTCGGTCCACGCCCGGCATCACCCGACACCATGGGGATCGCGGCCAAGCAGAAGGACACGACCCCATCGCTGCCCATGGAGAACTTCACCCGCGTCAACGCGGGGTTGTACCGGGGCGGGATTCCGACCGACGAGGACATGGCGGGCCTCAAGCGCCTCGGCATCAAGACCGACGTCAACCTGATGGGGGGCGGGGGCGACGCTCAGGAGCGCGCCCTGGTGGCCCACGAGAAGGAAGTCGCCGCCAAGCTCGGGATCAAGTTCGTCAACATCGCCATCCCCTTCAAGGTCGACGTGCCTCAGGCCATGGTCCAGCAGTGGCTCCAGCTGGCAACGGCCAGCGAGGAGCAGCCGGTCTACATCCATTGCCGGCACGGGCGCGATCGCACCGGCATGATGGTCGCGGCCTACCGTATTGCTCACGACGGCTATACGGGCCAGCAAGCGCTCGACGAGATGAAGACCTTCGGCTTCAAGCCCGAGCGGTACCCCACCTTCGCGAAGTTCGTCCTCGGCTTTCATCCCACCCAGCAGCAAAGCACCCTCGCAGCCTTCGCCCTCTAA